One window of the Candidatus Methylomirabilis sp. genome contains the following:
- the rplD gene encoding 50S ribosomal protein L4 → MAGRVLDVLTMENVKVDQVALPEGVFAVPPQAHLVHQMVRFQQNARRQGTASTKTRSEVSGGGRKPWRQKGTGRARAGTIRSPLWRHGGTVFGPKPRSYALALPRAVRRQAMRVALSAKAEAGAIRVLDGLSLEKPSTKAFRGVLQSLQVRGRALVILPQEDEVVMKSARNLPTVKVLPARGLNVYDILAADTLLFTRDALALVGEAWQ, encoded by the coding sequence ATGGCGGGCCGCGTCCTGGATGTCCTGACCATGGAGAACGTGAAGGTCGACCAGGTCGCCCTGCCGGAGGGCGTCTTCGCTGTCCCCCCGCAGGCGCATCTCGTCCACCAGATGGTCCGCTTCCAGCAGAATGCCCGGCGGCAGGGGACGGCCTCTACCAAGACGCGCTCGGAAGTGAGCGGCGGAGGGCGGAAGCCCTGGCGGCAGAAGGGGACGGGGCGGGCCCGGGCCGGCACCATCCGCTCTCCCCTCTGGCGGCACGGAGGGACGGTCTTCGGCCCCAAGCCCCGCTCCTACGCCCTGGCCCTTCCCCGCGCCGTGCGGCGGCAGGCCATGCGCGTGGCCCTCAGCGCGAAGGCAGAGGCCGGGGCCATCCGGGTCCTGGACGGGCTCAGCCTGGAGAAGCCCAGCACCAAGGCGTTCCGGGGCGTGCTCCAATCGCTGCAGGTGCGGGGGCGGGCGCTGGTCATCCTCCCGCAGGAGGATGAGGTGGTGATGAAGTCTGCCCGGAACCTTCCGACGGTGAAGGTCCTGCCGGCCCGCGGGTTGAACGTGTACGACATCCTGGCCGCCGATACGCTCCTCTTCACCCGCGACGCGCTCGCCCTCGTGGGAGAG